The Thermomonospora curvata DSM 43183 DNA segment ACTCGGAGTAAGTTACCACCAGTAGATTACTGGCGGTAGGGCCGGATCGGATAGGGTTTCGCCGTGAGTGGTGCCACGTCCCGGACCCGGCGACGGATGTCGCGGGCCGAGCGCAAGCGTCAGATGCTCGACGTGGCCGAGCAGGTTTTCGCCGAACGCGGCTACCGCGCCGCCTCCATGGACGAGATCGCCGAGCGCTGCGGCGTGTCCAAGCCGATGCTGTATGAGTACTTCGGCTCCAAGGACGGCCTGCTGATGGCGGCGATCGACCGCGCCAAGGCCGAGCTGTATGAGGTGACCAGCCGGGCCATGGCCGAGGCGGACACCCCGCAGGAGATGGTCTGGCGCGGCATGCTCGCCTATTTCGAGTTCATGGACTCCCACAGCCACTCGTTCGCGATGCTGCTGCAGGAGCCGATGGTCGGCCCGCCGGCCACCGGGGAGGCCCTGGAACAGGCCCGCCGCCAGCAGAGCGGGCTGATCGCGCCGATCATCGCCGCGCTGGCGCCGAACATGCCGCCGCAGGCGGTGGACGCCTACACCGAGATCATCATCGGCGCCTGCGAGCGGCTGGCGGTGTGGCGGCTGCGCCACCCGCAGGTGACCGCCCGCGACGCCGCCGCCTACATGGCCGACTTCACCTGGAACGCCATGAAGCACCACCTGCCGGAGCACGCCTCCCTCCCCACGGCCGTCCCCGGCGTGCCAAGATCGGAAAGCCCCGCGGACTGAAAGACACCGCACCCGGAGGTCGCCATGCCCGTAGCCCCGTTCGACGGTGCGCTGGCCGTGGTCACCGGAGCCGGCAGCGGCATCGGCCGGGCCACCGCGCTGGCGCTGGCCGGGCGCGGCGCCACCGTGATCGCCGCCGACATCGACGGCGAGGCCGCCGAGCGCACCGCCGCGCTGGCCGGCGCGCAAGGCCCGGCGGCCACCGCCTACCGGGTGGACGTGGCGGACGCGGCGGCGATGGAGAAGTTCGCCGCCGACGTGCGGGCCGGTCACCGGGTGCCCGACATCGTGGTCAACAACGCCGGCATCGCGATCAGCGGCCCGTTCCTGGAGACCGGCGTGGCCGACTGGGAGCGGATCCTCGGGGTCAACCTGTGGGGGGTGATCCACGGCTCCCGGCTGTTCGGGGCGCAGATGGCAGAGCGCGTCCGGGCGCTGCCGGTCACGCCCGACAAGGGCGGCCACATCGTCAACATCGCCTCGGCCGCCGCCTATGCGCCCAGCCGGGCCATGCCGGCCTACTGCACCACCAAGGCCGCGGTGCTGATGCTCAGCGAGTGCCTGCGCGCCGAGCTGGCCGGGGCGCGCATCGGGGTCACCGCCGTCTGCCCCGGCTTCGCCGAGACCTCGATCATCGACAACGCCACCATCGTCGGGGTGTCCGCCCCGCAGGCCGAGCGCCTGCGCGAGCTGGGGCGGCGCGGCCTGCGCCTGCGGCGCTACCCGCCGGAGAAGGTCGCCGAGCGCATCGTCGAGGCGATCGTCAAGAACAAGGCGGTGGTGCCGGTCAACTTCGAAGGCCACCTGCTACGCGGCCTGTCCCGGCTGTCCCCGCGCGCCCTGCGCCTGCTGGCCCGGGTCCCCATGCCCACGCCCCGGGTCCGGTGACCCCCAAACGGGCTCAGGCCAGCAGTGAGGCGGCGTCCCGCTCATGGACGCGGGCGTCCGGCTGGTCGATGAGGGCCAGGCAGGCGGCATAGCCGGGCCCCGGTTCCAGGGCGTGCATGGTGATCCGGGAGGCCATGCCGGCACGGCCCTGCCAGTCCCGCAGGCGGGGGTGCTCGTCGGGAGCCGACACCCGAAGGTCGGCCAGCGGCACGCGCAGCCCGTCGCCGGTGGCCTTCACCACCGCCTCCTTGCGGGTCCAGTACTCCAGCAGGCCGCGGCGGCGGGCCTGCGGCCCCAGCCCGCGCAGGTCGGCGGCCTCCTCGGGGTCGAGCACCTGGGCGGCGATCTCGTCGGTCAGCCGGTCCGACAGCTCCTCGACGTCCACGCCGACCGGGCCGCCGCCGCTGAGGGCGACCACCACCCGCTCCCCCGAGTGCGACACCGACAGGTGGGGCCCGCCCTCGATCACCGGACGTCCGTGGGGGGCGCCGCACCCCGAGCAGGTGCGGTCCAGCGGCACCCGCTCGGGCGGCACGCCCAGCAGCTCCCCGGCCGCCAGCCGGGTGACGGCGGCGCCCAGGGTGAACCGGTCCCGGTCGTCCGGGCGCAGGTAACGCTCGCGGCGGCCCCGTTCGACCTCGTTGAGCAGCTCGGTGTGCCAAGGCCGCACATCGGTCAGCCTCGCCCACCACACCTGACACTCCAGCACGGGGCCAAGGTACACGTACCGGGACGAAAGGCTCTTGACTGTCAGTCTTATAGCGGTGACCTTGAAGGCCGGACACCGACCGATCGGTCGGGCGGGCACACACAACGGCAGGGGTCACGGCATGACGACGGGCGTACGTTTCGGCGAGCGCAAGCGGGCCTATGAGGAGCTGCGGGCCCGCGCGGCGCGGATCGCCACGGGGCTGGCGGATCTCGGCGTGGGCTCGGGCGACCGGGTCGCCGTCATGCTCCGCAACGAGCCGGCCTTCCTGGAGGTCACCGAGGCCGCGCAACTGCTGGGAGCGCTGCCCGTCCCGGTCAACTGGCACTGGCGGGGCGAAGAGCTGGCGCACCTGTTCGGCGACAGCGGCGCCAAGGTGGTGTTCGCGCACACCGATCTGGTGCCGAAGGTGGAGGAGGTGCTGCCGGAGGACGTCGGGCTGGTCGAGGTGCGGGTGCCCGACGAGGTGACCGCCGCCTACGGGCTGCCGCCCAACGGGGTGACCCGGCGCCATCCGACGCTGGAGGCGCTGATCGAGTCCAACGAGCCCTGGCGGGAGCCGGCCGCCCAGGCGCCGCCGAGCGTCATCTACACCTCCGGCACCACCGGCAGGCCCAAGGGGGTCCGCCGCAAGCCGCACTCCCCCGAGGACACGGTCAAGATGGCCATGGGGATCTTGGAGGTCTTCGGGCTGTCGCCCGAGATGCGCACGCTGGTCCCCGCGCCGCTGTACCACAGCGCCCCGAACGTGCACGCGCTGCTGGCGAGCAGGCTGGGCATCGATCTGACGATCATGCCGAAGTTCGACCCCGAGGGCCTGCTGCGCACCATCGAGCGCAACCGCATCGAGCACATCCAGATGGTGCCGACCATGTTCATCCGCCTGCTGCGGCTGCCGGAGAAGGTGCGCAAGAGCTATGACCTGTCGTCGCTGAAGGCGGTGGTGCACGCCGCCGCGCCGTGCCCGGTGGACGTCAAGCAGGCCATGATCGACTGGTGGGGGCCGATCCTGCGCGAGTACTACGGCGGCACCGAGACCGGCATCATCACCGCCAGCGACTCGCAGCAGTGGCTGGCCCACCCCGGCACCGTGGGCCGCGCCGTGTGGGACTGCGACGTGAAGATCCTGGACTCTGAGGGCAGGGAGCTGCCCGCCGGGCAGGTGGGCGAGGTCTACCTCAAGCCGCCGTCGTTCTGGCCCGACTTCACCTACATCGGCGATGACGCCAAGCGGCGCGGCATCGAGCGCGACGGGTACCTGACGGTCGGCGACATGGGGTACCTGACCGAGGACGGTTACCTGTTCCTGTGCGACCGGGCCGGCGACATGGTGATCTCCGGCGGGGTCAACATCTACCCGGCCGAGATCGAGGCCCATCTGCTGAAGCTGGAGGGCGTGCAGGACGCGGCGGTGTTCGGCATCCCCGACGCGGAGATGGGCGAGGCGCTGGCCGCGCACATCGTGGCCGATCCGGCGGCCGGGCTGACGGCCGAGCGGGTGCGCGAGCACGTGCGGGCGGGCATGGCCGGCTACAAGGTGCCCAAAGTGGTGGTCTTCGAGCAGTCGCTGCCGCGGGAGGAGACCGGCAAGCTGTTCAAGCGCAAGCTGCGCGACCCCTACTGGGCCGGCGCGGGGCGGCGGATCTGACGCCGCTGCCGGCAGAACCCGATTCTGCGGAAACCCTTTTCACTCTGGGTAATTCGTCGTCACGACGATAAGCGAGGGCAAAGCCGTTCGAAAATCTTGAAAAATCCTCATCTCCTGCCCCAGGAGATATGCAGCGATCACCATTTCACACGACCCCGACATGACTTTCTCACCGTGCGTGCCGGAGATGTCACGACAAGGCTCGCCCTCATCCGGCGCATGACGTCTGCGAGCGGGCCGAACGCCCCGGAGAAGACGGGCGCGCAATGGCACCAAGTGCAATAAAGCGAGGGCCGCCGGTCGGTGCATCGACCGGCGGCCCTGCCGCCGTGTTGTACTTTCTCTGCCGAGGCGCCCCGGGATCAGACCCAGGACACCCCACCCGGTCGCGCGGCCACCTTCTGTGTCTCCTCCTCCCGGGCACGAGCCTCCCCTCCGCCCGTGCCCGATGCCGAACGATACCCCCCGTGAATGGGCTTACACCCGCATTTACCGCAATATTCTAAAGGCGCTTCATCGGTGTCATGCCAGGTTCCGCCGGTCCGCGGGAACAAATGCCTTAACGGAGGTTCCGCAGCACTTCCCGGGCCACCGCGGCGGCCTCCTCCAGAGACCTTTGCCGCTGCCGGGCCGAGGGGGTCCCGCCATCCGTCCGCTCGGTGTAGCGCACCGTTATCACCACATTGCCGCTGCGCACCGCGACCTCCCCGATGGCCAGCGGCCGGCTCCGGTCCACCCGGAACCAGCGGTAGGCCTGGTCCCCCAGCCCGGGCTGCTCCTCCAGCGTCACCGTCCGCTCCTCGGTGACCTGGCGGGCCAGCCGCCACTTGATGTCGAAGTGCCGGCGGGCGCTGTCCACCGGCGTGATCGCGCCGGTGGCCGAGTAGAGCCGGCTGTCGATCTCCAGCCAGCGCTCCGCGCCCCGGCCGGAGGAGGGGCCGTACCCGCAGTAGCCGAAGGTGTTGTTGCCGCTGGAGGTCCGCTCGGCCCCCGGCACCAGCCGCTCGACCGTCGCCTCCGACACCGTCCGGCAGGCCGGCGGCAACGCGGTGTAGACCGGGCCGCCCGCCGCCTTGGTGGCCGCGGCCGGCGGACGCGACGCCGACGCTCCCCCACTCGGCCCGGACGCGGAGCCCTCCTCGTCGCCG contains these protein-coding regions:
- a CDS encoding TetR/AcrR family transcriptional regulator, with the translated sequence MSGATSRTRRRMSRAERKRQMLDVAEQVFAERGYRAASMDEIAERCGVSKPMLYEYFGSKDGLLMAAIDRAKAELYEVTSRAMAEADTPQEMVWRGMLAYFEFMDSHSHSFAMLLQEPMVGPPATGEALEQARRQQSGLIAPIIAALAPNMPPQAVDAYTEIIIGACERLAVWRLRHPQVTARDAAAYMADFTWNAMKHHLPEHASLPTAVPGVPRSESPAD
- a CDS encoding 4'-phosphopantetheinyl transferase family protein, whose protein sequence is MLECQVWWARLTDVRPWHTELLNEVERGRRERYLRPDDRDRFTLGAAVTRLAAGELLGVPPERVPLDRTCSGCGAPHGRPVIEGGPHLSVSHSGERVVVALSGGGPVGVDVEELSDRLTDEIAAQVLDPEEAADLRGLGPQARRRGLLEYWTRKEAVVKATGDGLRVPLADLRVSAPDEHPRLRDWQGRAGMASRITMHALEPGPGYAACLALIDQPDARVHERDAASLLA
- a CDS encoding SDR family NAD(P)-dependent oxidoreductase, translated to MPVAPFDGALAVVTGAGSGIGRATALALAGRGATVIAADIDGEAAERTAALAGAQGPAATAYRVDVADAAAMEKFAADVRAGHRVPDIVVNNAGIAISGPFLETGVADWERILGVNLWGVIHGSRLFGAQMAERVRALPVTPDKGGHIVNIASAAAYAPSRAMPAYCTTKAAVLMLSECLRAELAGARIGVTAVCPGFAETSIIDNATIVGVSAPQAERLRELGRRGLRLRRYPPEKVAERIVEAIVKNKAVVPVNFEGHLLRGLSRLSPRALRLLARVPMPTPRVR
- a CDS encoding AMP-binding protein translates to MTTGVRFGERKRAYEELRARAARIATGLADLGVGSGDRVAVMLRNEPAFLEVTEAAQLLGALPVPVNWHWRGEELAHLFGDSGAKVVFAHTDLVPKVEEVLPEDVGLVEVRVPDEVTAAYGLPPNGVTRRHPTLEALIESNEPWREPAAQAPPSVIYTSGTTGRPKGVRRKPHSPEDTVKMAMGILEVFGLSPEMRTLVPAPLYHSAPNVHALLASRLGIDLTIMPKFDPEGLLRTIERNRIEHIQMVPTMFIRLLRLPEKVRKSYDLSSLKAVVHAAAPCPVDVKQAMIDWWGPILREYYGGTETGIITASDSQQWLAHPGTVGRAVWDCDVKILDSEGRELPAGQVGEVYLKPPSFWPDFTYIGDDAKRRGIERDGYLTVGDMGYLTEDGYLFLCDRAGDMVISGGVNIYPAEIEAHLLKLEGVQDAAVFGIPDAEMGEALAAHIVADPAAGLTAERVREHVRAGMAGYKVPKVVVFEQSLPREETGKLFKRKLRDPYWAGAGRRI